One segment of Carassius auratus strain Wakin chromosome 2, ASM336829v1, whole genome shotgun sequence DNA contains the following:
- the prtfdc1b gene encoding phosphoribosyltransferase domain-containing protein 1b isoform X2, which yields MTSWRVSSSAALPKWTREEFDSFNELKESNMAGRERKQTDTDKGIVIPDDWPGYPLALFTSPEHYCDDLDCVYIPHGVIMDRTERLARNIMDDLGDHDIVVLCVLKGGYQFCADLVDCIKVLCRHSNKTLPMRVDFIRLKSYLNDHSTQDLHIEGAENLSVLSGKAIVDTGKTMKTLLDHVQAFGPKMIKVAGLLVKRVPSGTGYLPDYVGFEIPNRFVVGYALDYNEYFRDLNHICVISERGKQKYKI from the exons ATGACGTCATGGCGAGTGTCGTCATCAGCAGCACTACCGAAGTGGACGCGAGAAGAGTTCGATTCATTCAACGAGCTGAAAGAATCCAACATGGCAGGACGGGAGCGCAAACAAACGGACACGGATAAAGGGATTGTG ATCCCGGATGACTGGCCCGGTTACCCGCTCGCCCTGTTCACCTCACCCGAGCATTACTGCGACGACCTGGACTGCGTCTACATCCCACACGGAGTCATCATGGACAG gacagAGAGACTGGCCAGAAACATCATGGATGATCTTGGCGATCATGACATCGTGGTGCTGTGTGTGCTGAAGGGAGGTTATCAGTTCTGCGCTGACCTGGTGGACTGCATCAAAGTCCTGTGCCGACACTCCAACAAGACCCTTCCCATGAGGGTGGACTTCATCCGGCTCAAGAGCTACCTG AATGACCATtcaactcaagatcttcacataGAAGGAGCCGAGAACCTGTCTGTGCTGAGTGGAAAG GCCATCGTGGACACTGGAAAGACCATGAAGACTCTGCTGGATCACGTCCAAGCCTTCGGCCCTAAGATGATCAAAGTAGCTGG TTTGCTGGTGAAGCGGGTGCCCAGTGGGACAGGATATCTGCCAGACT ATGTTGGATTTGAGATCCCTAATCGCTTTGTGGTTGGCTATGCCTTGGATTACAACGAATACTTCAGAGATCTCAAC CACATCTGTGTGATCAGTGAACGAGGGAAACAGAAATACAAGATCTGA
- the prtfdc1b gene encoding phosphoribosyltransferase domain-containing protein 1b isoform X1 encodes MTSWRVSSSAALPKWTREEFDSFNELKESNMAGRERKQTDTDKGIVIPDDWPGYPLALFTSPEHYCDDLDCVYIPHGVIMDRTERLARNIMDDLGDHDIVVLCVLKGGYQFCADLVDCIKVLCRHSNKTLPMRVDFIRLKSYLNDHSTQDLHIEGAENLSVLSGKNVLIVEAIVDTGKTMKTLLDHVQAFGPKMIKVAGLLVKRVPSGTGYLPDYVGFEIPNRFVVGYALDYNEYFRDLNHICVISERGKQKYKI; translated from the exons ATGACGTCATGGCGAGTGTCGTCATCAGCAGCACTACCGAAGTGGACGCGAGAAGAGTTCGATTCATTCAACGAGCTGAAAGAATCCAACATGGCAGGACGGGAGCGCAAACAAACGGACACGGATAAAGGGATTGTG ATCCCGGATGACTGGCCCGGTTACCCGCTCGCCCTGTTCACCTCACCCGAGCATTACTGCGACGACCTGGACTGCGTCTACATCCCACACGGAGTCATCATGGACAG gacagAGAGACTGGCCAGAAACATCATGGATGATCTTGGCGATCATGACATCGTGGTGCTGTGTGTGCTGAAGGGAGGTTATCAGTTCTGCGCTGACCTGGTGGACTGCATCAAAGTCCTGTGCCGACACTCCAACAAGACCCTTCCCATGAGGGTGGACTTCATCCGGCTCAAGAGCTACCTG AATGACCATtcaactcaagatcttcacataGAAGGAGCCGAGAACCTGTCTGTGCTGAGTGGAAAG AACGTCCTGATTGTGGAG GCCATCGTGGACACTGGAAAGACCATGAAGACTCTGCTGGATCACGTCCAAGCCTTCGGCCCTAAGATGATCAAAGTAGCTGG TTTGCTGGTGAAGCGGGTGCCCAGTGGGACAGGATATCTGCCAGACT ATGTTGGATTTGAGATCCCTAATCGCTTTGTGGTTGGCTATGCCTTGGATTACAACGAATACTTCAGAGATCTCAAC CACATCTGTGTGATCAGTGAACGAGGGAAACAGAAATACAAGATCTGA